A window from Melitaea cinxia chromosome 5, ilMelCinx1.1, whole genome shotgun sequence encodes these proteins:
- the LOC123653390 gene encoding 39S ribosomal protein L50, mitochondrial isoform X1, which produces MAERKQQPKPTVAHVAIVSVRYKQKKFQKVDKKLQAAAESLASRGFLRPNKPWNPPEEIDKTILKICADNGLKEDSEFHSLDVKYTVLKACFDETGHGIPNSMLHTIETVDDLMEFYETPVDTLTPFDSLKKMDLPKNLHVQEDYVRFHPDKDPLFNGKTVFPKSSTIVSGLKTRKKFEGYTAKTSWP; this is translated from the exons ATGGCGGAGAGGAAACAACAACCCAAGCCGACGGTAGCGCACGTAGCG ATAGTATCTGTTAGATATAAACAGAAGAAATTCCAAAAAGTCGATAAAAAATTACAAGCGGCTGCAGAATCTTTGGCTTCGAGAGG GTTTCTTCGTCCCAACAAACCATGGAACCCACCAGAAGAAATAGATAAAACTATACTGAAAATATGTGCTGATAATGGTCTTAAAGAAGACTCTGAGTTTCATTCACTTGATGTGAAGTACACTGTTTTGAAGGCATGTTTTGATGAGACTGGACACGGCATACCAAACTCAATGTTACACACTATTGAAACTGTTG ACGATTTGATGGAGTTTTACGAGACACCAGTCGATACCTTAACTCCGTTTGATAGCTTGAAGAAAATGGATTTACCAAAGAATTTGCATGTACAAGAAGATTATGTTCGGTTCCATCCAG acaaagATCCTCTGTTCAACGGAAAGACAGTGTTCCCAAAGAGTTCCACCATTGTCTCAGGTTTGAAGACACGCAAGAAGTTTGAAGGCTATACTGCCAAAACATCTTGGccataa
- the LOC123653390 gene encoding 39S ribosomal protein L50, mitochondrial isoform X2, with product MFRNVLFTTRKNFQIVSVRYKQKKFQKVDKKLQAAAESLASRGFLRPNKPWNPPEEIDKTILKICADNGLKEDSEFHSLDVKYTVLKACFDETGHGIPNSMLHTIETVDDLMEFYETPVDTLTPFDSLKKMDLPKNLHVQEDYVRFHPDKDPLFNGKTVFPKSSTIVSGLKTRKKFEGYTAKTSWP from the exons atgtttagaaaTGTATTGTTCACAACACGCAAAAATTTtcag ATAGTATCTGTTAGATATAAACAGAAGAAATTCCAAAAAGTCGATAAAAAATTACAAGCGGCTGCAGAATCTTTGGCTTCGAGAGG GTTTCTTCGTCCCAACAAACCATGGAACCCACCAGAAGAAATAGATAAAACTATACTGAAAATATGTGCTGATAATGGTCTTAAAGAAGACTCTGAGTTTCATTCACTTGATGTGAAGTACACTGTTTTGAAGGCATGTTTTGATGAGACTGGACACGGCATACCAAACTCAATGTTACACACTATTGAAACTGTTG ACGATTTGATGGAGTTTTACGAGACACCAGTCGATACCTTAACTCCGTTTGATAGCTTGAAGAAAATGGATTTACCAAAGAATTTGCATGTACAAGAAGATTATGTTCGGTTCCATCCAG acaaagATCCTCTGTTCAACGGAAAGACAGTGTTCCCAAAGAGTTCCACCATTGTCTCAGGTTTGAAGACACGCAAGAAGTTTGAAGGCTATACTGCCAAAACATCTTGGccataa